The Niastella koreensis GR20-10 genome includes a window with the following:
- a CDS encoding Gfo/Idh/MocA family protein, whose amino-acid sequence MSRRHFIKQSGLLAGGLILSNQWVQAFAGTAEKINIGIIGCGDRGTGIMGMLNELSDKFSITAICDVLDFRIENGKKASKSVDLKVYKDYRQLLDDKSIQAVVIAVTLSEHYHIAKDALAAGKHIYLEKTMTYNLDQALDLVKTAKARPNQIVQVGHQYRSTPLYFKVKEMIDKGYLGKVTQIDARWDRNGSWRRPVPAGYTDKQVNWRMYKEFSGGLPAELLSHQMDFINWAFNTHPDEVLGTGGIDFYKDGRETYDNAQVVLRYSKDNMIGNFGATCGNAHDGYIFKIKGTKGAVHLLMHEGVYYPEPTTKKELETVDGVTGATKIEWNKDGGIPIIKEPMKDGTYYALVEFHDSIVNKKMPSSNIVTGATTAICVALANSAIFNHTIEKWKPAYNLSL is encoded by the coding sequence ATGAGCAGACGTCATTTCATTAAACAATCAGGATTACTGGCCGGTGGCCTGATACTTTCCAACCAATGGGTGCAGGCCTTTGCCGGCACTGCTGAAAAAATAAACATCGGCATTATCGGGTGCGGCGACAGGGGAACAGGCATTATGGGTATGTTGAATGAGCTTTCCGATAAGTTTTCAATTACCGCCATTTGTGATGTGCTCGACTTCAGAATAGAGAATGGCAAAAAAGCCAGCAAATCTGTCGATCTGAAAGTGTATAAAGATTATCGCCAGCTGCTCGATGATAAGTCGATACAGGCAGTGGTGATTGCAGTTACCCTGAGCGAACACTATCATATTGCCAAGGATGCACTGGCGGCAGGTAAACACATTTACCTGGAGAAAACAATGACCTACAACCTCGACCAGGCGCTCGACCTGGTAAAGACAGCCAAAGCGCGCCCAAATCAAATAGTACAGGTTGGGCATCAATACCGGTCAACACCGCTCTATTTTAAAGTGAAGGAGATGATCGATAAGGGCTACCTGGGTAAGGTTACGCAGATAGATGCCCGTTGGGACCGTAATGGAAGCTGGCGGCGTCCGGTGCCTGCAGGGTACACCGACAAACAGGTAAACTGGCGCATGTATAAAGAATTCTCCGGTGGATTGCCCGCTGAGTTGCTTTCGCACCAGATGGATTTCATCAACTGGGCTTTCAATACGCACCCTGATGAAGTCCTCGGAACCGGCGGCATTGATTTTTATAAAGACGGCAGAGAAACATACGATAACGCGCAGGTGGTTTTGCGTTATTCAAAAGACAACATGATCGGTAACTTCGGCGCTACCTGTGGCAATGCGCACGATGGCTATATCTTCAAAATAAAAGGAACAAAAGGGGCTGTGCATTTGCTGATGCATGAAGGGGTATACTATCCGGAGCCTACTACCAAAAAGGAACTGGAAACAGTAGATGGAGTTACCGGCGCTACTAAAATTGAATGGAACAAAGATGGCGGGATCCCCATTATAAAAGAACCTATGAAAGACGGCACCTATTACGCGTTGGTGGAGTTTCATGATTCCATTGTTAATAAAAAAATGCCTTCATCCAACATTGTTACCGGCGCCACCACCGCCATTTGCGTAGCGCTGGCCAACAGTGCTATCTTCAATCATACCATTGAAAAATGGAAACCTGCATATAATTTATCGTTATAA
- a CDS encoding FAD:protein FMN transferase: MRYLCVLLVICTAFNQQPTWRKIQISGKAQGTTYHITWYAQDSTIGQPQIDSILAKIDTSLSIYNPFSLISRFNDSASSVIMDEHMLNVVNKSIDTYRKTGGIFDITVEPLVQAWGFGPKKITGLPDSAAIKAILKCVGPHNLRIQDGKLHKLNPCTKIDVNGIAQGYSVDVVADYLEAHGIRNYLVEIGGEIRVKGHKQPGGEKMKIGIEAPGDNDFELTMINRIVAVDSGAITTSGSYRKFYESEGKKISHLIDPRTGYPSQNELISVTVFARDAITADAYDNALMVMGLKRAMQFIEKRKDLAAHFIYRTSKGSVADTASSRFYKLLNAER, from the coding sequence ATGCGTTATTTATGCGTGCTGTTAGTTATCTGTACCGCTTTCAATCAACAACCAACGTGGCGAAAAATACAGATCAGTGGAAAAGCCCAGGGCACTACATACCATATCACCTGGTATGCGCAGGACAGCACCATAGGTCAACCTCAGATCGATAGCATACTGGCGAAGATCGATACCTCACTTTCTATTTACAATCCATTCTCGCTTATCTCACGTTTCAACGACTCGGCTTCTTCTGTAATCATGGATGAGCATATGCTCAACGTGGTTAATAAGTCTATAGATACTTACCGCAAAACAGGCGGCATCTTCGATATCACCGTAGAACCCCTGGTACAGGCCTGGGGTTTTGGTCCAAAGAAAATAACCGGGCTGCCCGATTCTGCTGCGATAAAGGCGATTCTGAAATGTGTAGGTCCTCATAACCTGAGGATTCAAGACGGGAAGCTGCATAAATTGAATCCCTGTACAAAGATTGATGTGAACGGCATTGCCCAGGGGTATAGTGTTGATGTGGTGGCCGACTATCTTGAAGCACATGGCATCAGGAATTACCTGGTGGAGATTGGTGGGGAAATCAGGGTGAAGGGGCATAAACAACCCGGTGGTGAGAAAATGAAAATAGGCATAGAAGCCCCGGGTGATAATGATTTTGAGCTCACCATGATCAACAGGATTGTTGCAGTAGACAGTGGCGCTATTACCACTTCTGGCAGCTATCGTAAATTTTATGAAAGCGAGGGTAAAAAGATCTCACACCTGATTGATCCGCGCACCGGGTACCCGTCACAAAACGAGTTGATCAGTGTAACTGTTTTTGCCCGGGACGCAATAACTGCCGATGCTTACGACAATGCGCTGATGGTAATGGGGTTGAAACGCGCCATGCAGTTCATTGAAAAAAGAAAAGATCTGGCCGCCCATTTTATATACCGCACAAGCAAAGGCTCCGTTGCCGATACGGCATCGAGCCGGTTTTATAAATTGCTGAACGCCGAACGCTGA
- the truA gene encoding tRNA pseudouridine(38-40) synthase TruA: MNRYFLEVAYHGGRYAGSQVQHNALTVQAELEKALEVYFRGPVPLTGSSRTDAGVHANQNYYHFDLEKPINPRAIYNLNAILPADVAIRQIVPVAETAHCRFDAIAREYEYFIYPVKDPFMVDRAWFYPYTLDMEGLHAAAAVLKEYTDFTSFAKRNSQVYTFNCNILYSEWKVQPQGFVYRVKANRFLRGMVRGLVGTQLQVARGKITLQQFREIIEARDCTRADFAVPGHGLFLQKVEYPDTYFLNTQNVKIG, translated from the coding sequence ATGAATCGATATTTTTTGGAAGTGGCATACCATGGCGGGCGATATGCAGGCTCGCAGGTGCAGCATAATGCGTTGACGGTACAGGCTGAGCTGGAAAAAGCCCTGGAGGTTTATTTCAGGGGGCCGGTGCCGTTAACCGGGTCGTCCCGTACCGATGCGGGGGTGCATGCCAACCAGAATTATTATCATTTCGACCTGGAGAAGCCCATTAATCCCAGGGCTATCTATAACCTGAACGCTATTTTACCGGCCGATGTGGCCATCAGGCAGATTGTGCCGGTGGCTGAAACAGCCCATTGCCGGTTTGATGCCATTGCCCGTGAATATGAATACTTTATTTACCCGGTTAAAGATCCGTTTATGGTAGACAGGGCCTGGTTTTACCCTTATACCCTCGATATGGAGGGGTTGCATGCCGCCGCTGCGGTACTGAAGGAGTATACCGACTTTACCTCGTTTGCCAAACGCAATTCCCAGGTGTATACTTTTAACTGTAACATCCTATATAGTGAGTGGAAGGTGCAGCCGCAGGGGTTTGTTTACCGGGTTAAAGCCAACCGGTTTTTGCGGGGTATGGTGCGTGGTTTGGTGGGCACTCAGTTACAGGTGGCAAGGGGTAAAATAACCCTGCAACAGTTCAGGGAAATAATCGAAGCAAGGGACTGTACACGGGCAGATTTTGCGGTGCCGGGTCATGGCCTGTTTTTACAAAAAGTAGAGTACCCCGATACGTATTTTTTAAACACGCAAAATGTTAAAATCGGTTGA
- a CDS encoding TPM domain-containing protein, with protein MRYLLTVSLLLYTLFSFSQNKELKSSFVKKLPVPHKAVNDFGRFLISSEKTTLEIELKSYLKQTSNAIVIVTLDSLTDPKTKQEYTVEEAASLYFNAWGIGDSMKNNGVLLLVSRTPRRVRIEIGKGLSAVLDNGFCQYIIDNDLVPNFKNGKFFNGFKEAIIGIENKLASSPAPQAAVEPAAESFTTIAPATNSSWLESMGMGMLQVGEFILGIIVIVALAMFGSMNRFSRGYYSGGGYRRDEYWSSNDDDDRWHNNNDNSSDSSSSFISSSSDASFSSSSSSSSSSDSYSGGSSSGGGASGSW; from the coding sequence ATGCGCTACTTATTAACTGTATCCCTTCTTCTGTATACTTTGTTTTCTTTTTCCCAGAATAAGGAACTAAAGTCTTCTTTTGTAAAGAAATTACCGGTACCGCACAAAGCGGTGAATGACTTTGGCCGGTTTCTTATCAGCAGCGAAAAAACTACGCTGGAAATAGAGCTGAAAAGCTATCTGAAACAAACTTCCAATGCAATTGTAATTGTTACCCTCGACTCGTTAACCGATCCCAAAACAAAACAGGAATACACGGTTGAAGAAGCCGCCTCGTTATATTTTAATGCCTGGGGTATTGGTGATAGCATGAAAAACAATGGTGTGCTGTTGCTGGTAAGCCGTACACCCCGGCGTGTTCGTATTGAAATAGGAAAGGGGTTGAGCGCTGTGTTGGATAACGGGTTCTGCCAGTATATTATTGATAACGACCTGGTACCGAATTTTAAAAACGGCAAATTTTTTAATGGGTTTAAAGAGGCAATCATCGGGATTGAAAACAAGCTTGCCAGCTCACCGGCTCCCCAGGCAGCGGTTGAACCTGCCGCTGAATCTTTTACCACCATAGCGCCCGCAACAAACAGCAGCTGGTTGGAGTCGATGGGAATGGGGATGCTGCAAGTTGGAGAATTCATTCTCGGAATAATTGTTATTGTTGCTCTTGCCATGTTTGGGTCAATGAACAGGTTTTCCCGTGGGTATTATTCCGGTGGCGGCTATCGCAGAGATGAATATTGGTCATCCAATGATGATGATGATCGATGGCATAATAACAATGATAATTCATCCGACTCGTCCTCGTCATTTATTTCGTCATCTTCAGATGCTTCATTCTCTTCCTCCTCATCTTCCTCTTCGTCTTCTGATAGTTATAGTGGCGGAAGCAGCAGTGGTGGGGGCGCCAGCGGAAGTTGGTAA
- a CDS encoding TPM domain-containing protein, producing the protein MINRLKLLLLPALCFISFLASAQNIPARPNPPKLVNDFAGVLSAEEQQRLEQQLVAYDDSTSNQVAVLLVKTLNDYPIEEYALKVLRGWGIGNAKTNNGVLILAAIDDRKIRIEVGYGLEGAIPDITANHIIDNDIKPNFRSGDYYDGLSQAANSIIKAAAGEYKAPADYRKKKGGGGFPIGLIVFIIIVVVIFGGRNRGGGGGMMSRRGSGWLGPFILGNMLGRSSGGFGGGGFGGGGGWSGGGGGGFGGFGGGSGGGGGASGSW; encoded by the coding sequence ATGATAAATAGACTCAAACTACTCCTGCTTCCGGCCTTGTGCTTTATTTCGTTTTTGGCGTCGGCGCAGAATATTCCCGCCCGGCCGAATCCGCCAAAGTTGGTAAATGACTTTGCCGGCGTATTGTCGGCAGAAGAACAACAACGGTTGGAACAACAACTGGTGGCGTACGACGACAGCACCAGTAACCAGGTGGCCGTTTTACTGGTTAAAACACTCAATGATTATCCTATTGAGGAATATGCATTGAAGGTGTTGCGTGGCTGGGGCATCGGGAATGCAAAAACAAATAATGGCGTTCTCATTTTAGCTGCTATCGACGATCGCAAGATCAGGATTGAAGTAGGGTATGGCCTCGAAGGGGCTATCCCTGATATTACAGCCAATCACATCATCGACAACGATATAAAACCCAACTTCAGATCGGGGGATTATTATGATGGGCTGTCGCAAGCGGCCAACTCCATCATAAAAGCAGCCGCAGGTGAATACAAAGCCCCGGCGGATTACCGCAAGAAAAAGGGCGGCGGCGGATTCCCGATCGGTCTCATCGTATTCATCATCATTGTGGTGGTGATCTTTGGTGGCCGAAATCGTGGCGGCGGCGGTGGCATGATGAGCCGTCGTGGTTCAGGCTGGTTAGGCCCCTTTATATTGGGTAATATGCTCGGCCGCAGCAGCGGTGGTTTTGGTGGCGGCGGCTTTGGCGGCGGTGGTGGCTGGAGCGGCGGCGGTGGCGGTGGTTTTGGCGGCTTTGGTGGCGGCAGCGGCGGAGGCGGTGGCGCCAGCGGAAGTTGGTAA
- a CDS encoding LemA family protein: MKSRNLVLIVVVVFILILGGCGCNGYNKLVNLDENVKNKWNNVQSDYQRRADLIPNLVSTVKGAANFEQTTLTQVIEARAKATSVNIDANNLTPEKVQQFQQAQGQLSSSLSKLLVVAEQYPQLQATQNFRDLQAQLEGTENRIKVSRNDFNAAVQDYNSTARRFPNNIFAGMFGFKTKEGFTADTGSEKAPQVKF, from the coding sequence ATGAAATCTCGTAATCTGGTCCTCATAGTTGTTGTGGTATTCATTTTAATACTCGGAGGTTGTGGTTGCAATGGATATAATAAGCTGGTAAATCTCGATGAAAATGTGAAGAACAAATGGAATAACGTTCAAAGCGATTATCAGCGCCGTGCCGACCTGATCCCGAACCTGGTAAGCACTGTAAAAGGAGCTGCTAATTTTGAACAGACTACCTTAACCCAGGTAATTGAAGCAAGGGCAAAAGCTACTTCTGTAAATATTGATGCAAATAACCTCACGCCTGAAAAGGTACAGCAGTTTCAACAGGCACAAGGCCAGTTGAGCAGTTCTTTAAGCAAATTGCTGGTTGTAGCTGAACAGTATCCGCAATTGCAGGCTACACAAAATTTCAGAGACCTGCAGGCGCAACTGGAAGGTACAGAGAACCGCATCAAGGTTTCCCGTAACGACTTTAACGCTGCGGTGCAGGATTATAACTCTACTGCCCGTCGTTTCCCTAATAACATCTTTGCCGGTATGTTCGGGTTCAAAACAAAAGAAGGTTTCACCGCCGATACTGGTTCTGAGAAAGCACCACAAGTAAAATTCTAA
- a CDS encoding DUF4476 domain-containing protein, translating into MSSYNTALAQQSLYVYLQSENLQPFYVQMDDKVYSSSAIGHLIIAGLPDQTCNFEIGFPQQASQPQRFSIPLKNKDHGFQLVQRSKGWALLDLQTDETIKPTKDPGNSNLLYGERKKDDAFATLMAAVVNDSSVLYTSIVKKEADKVPDVAGANDKPADNQATVKGEEKTVQTQQMVNPYSVEAIVDSAVKKGSTPTPGTSTGTTPATDSAVTKYDPKERSLTDKPVVAGVAKIQQQTKNGETKMVFVDSSETPAKVVTVYINEEKEAENKPAVQTQPAVTPATDNSTTANVVKNEAKQEPEVKDSGRIIPQPKELVAEQIKKETWHAAAEEKKPATTDTVTIILESPQMKKAVAAEEPKPLYRPKPETQPEPVKPVAKDTAAGTAKLFDYGKMQVELVQGNAVVKEESVKPVAADSSVKTAVTPIKKDKEEPAKETPKAVMEQAVTKKDTAVAVTKPAETEKPKTVEPEKKAAASGKLVMINSDCQKLATDNDVDKMRVKMMAEGDEQKRLAVAQKYFKTMCLYAKQIKALSELFTGDESKYKFLEQAYPFAADTANFKQLYELLSDEAYVTRFKKLVRLQ; encoded by the coding sequence ATGAGTTCGTATAACACAGCGCTGGCACAGCAGTCTTTATATGTGTATTTACAGTCTGAAAACCTGCAGCCATTTTATGTGCAGATGGATGATAAGGTATACAGTTCCTCTGCTATCGGGCACCTGATTATTGCCGGACTGCCCGATCAAACCTGCAATTTCGAGATCGGTTTTCCGCAGCAGGCTTCCCAGCCGCAGCGGTTTTCTATTCCATTAAAGAATAAAGACCATGGTTTTCAACTGGTTCAGCGCTCCAAAGGTTGGGCCCTGCTCGATCTGCAAACCGATGAAACCATCAAACCCACGAAAGACCCTGGCAACAGCAACCTGTTGTATGGCGAACGCAAAAAGGATGATGCTTTTGCTACCTTAATGGCGGCCGTGGTAAATGATTCTTCCGTTTTATATACCTCAATAGTAAAGAAGGAAGCTGATAAAGTGCCTGATGTAGCAGGCGCCAACGATAAACCAGCCGATAACCAGGCAACGGTGAAGGGAGAAGAAAAAACGGTTCAAACCCAACAGATGGTTAATCCTTACAGCGTAGAAGCGATTGTAGATTCAGCTGTAAAAAAGGGTTCAACTCCTACCCCAGGTACTTCAACAGGTACAACGCCCGCAACAGACTCTGCGGTTACCAAATATGATCCCAAAGAGCGCAGCCTTACCGATAAACCGGTAGTAGCCGGCGTGGCCAAAATTCAGCAGCAAACCAAAAACGGGGAAACCAAAATGGTGTTTGTCGATAGCAGCGAAACCCCCGCCAAAGTAGTTACGGTTTATATAAATGAAGAAAAGGAGGCGGAGAACAAGCCTGCGGTTCAAACCCAACCTGCCGTTACGCCCGCCACTGATAACAGCACTACTGCAAATGTTGTAAAGAACGAGGCCAAACAGGAGCCGGAGGTCAAAGATTCGGGAAGGATAATACCACAGCCCAAAGAACTGGTTGCCGAACAGATAAAGAAAGAAACCTGGCATGCGGCCGCTGAAGAAAAAAAGCCTGCCACCACCGATACAGTTACTATCATTCTGGAATCGCCGCAAATGAAAAAAGCTGTGGCAGCGGAAGAACCAAAGCCTTTGTACCGGCCCAAACCCGAAACGCAGCCCGAGCCTGTAAAGCCGGTTGCGAAGGATACGGCTGCCGGAACTGCTAAACTGTTCGACTATGGCAAAATGCAGGTAGAACTGGTGCAGGGTAATGCCGTGGTAAAGGAAGAATCGGTAAAACCGGTTGCAGCGGATAGCTCAGTTAAAACTGCCGTAACTCCTATTAAAAAAGACAAGGAAGAACCAGCCAAAGAAACGCCTAAGGCGGTAATGGAACAGGCGGTTACCAAAAAAGATACGGCCGTAGCGGTTACAAAACCGGCCGAAACAGAAAAACCCAAAACGGTTGAACCCGAAAAGAAAGCAGCAGCCTCCGGCAAACTGGTAATGATCAATTCAGACTGTCAAAAGCTGGCCACCGATAACGATGTAGATAAAATGCGGGTGAAAATGATGGCCGAGGGCGATGAGCAAAAGCGGCTGGCTGTAGCTCAGAAGTACTTCAAGACCATGTGTTTATATGCCAAACAAATAAAGGCTTTGTCAGAGTTGTTCACTGGCGACGAGTCAAAATATAAATTTCTCGAACAGGCTTACCCCTTCGCTGCCGATACGGCAAACTTCAAGCAATTGTATGAATTATTGAGCGATGAAGCTTATGTAACCAGGTTTAAAAAGCTGGTTAGGTTGCAGTAG
- a CDS encoding M1 family aminopeptidase: protein MRKVSLVILALGILPRLWAQQQEEPTPDTSWKTEYRESAPRINDLVHTKLDVKFDYSKSYMNGKAWITLAPHFYPTDTLTLDAKGMEIHKVAIVKGGSTQPLKYQYDGWQMNINLDKTYKGGEQYTVYIEYTAKPDEVKVQGSAAITDAKGLYFINPKGEEKDKPTQIWTQGETEATSVWCPTIDKPDQKTTNEFIMTVPAKYVTLSNGKLVSQKNNGDGTRTDDWKMELPHAPYLFFMGVGDYSVIKDSYKGKEVNYYVEKEYAPVAKKIFGNTPEMMGFYSRILGVEYPWAKYSQIVGRDYVSGAMENTTATLHQENAQQDARELVDGNGWESTIAHELFHQWFGDLVTCESWSNLTLNESFANYSETLWDEYKYGKDAGDAQNFGDMQGYLQSGSEKKDLVRFYYNDKEAMFDAVSYNKGGRILHMLRSYVGDSAFFKALNLYLTTNKFKTGEAHQLRLAFEEVTGKDMNWYWNQWYYGAGHPKLTIDYNYDDAAKKVQVTVKQTQAGNKVFTLPVAIDIYTGAEKVRHNVWVKQKEETFSFPYDKHPDLVNFDGKKTLLTEKQDNKTLENFIHQYKYAGTYLDRREAIDTASKIQGNPKAQELMLLALKDKYFGLRSFAIGRLDLKNNEALRKQAEPILAEIAQNDPKATVRASALGALVQCNNGAYKSLFTKHVNDSSYTVAGMSLEALFKLDSAAAVAEAKRLAKFPSKGKLIEAITTIMIKSGNENNFDIVAKLFGDMPISQAKFNLLIPFCQFLGDVKDTEKVKKGVDLVIEFRDALAAYGLVPYVNDKLTTIVIKKKEAANAPAAQIEYIKAKMESSGDKKGF from the coding sequence ATGAGAAAGGTTTCACTAGTAATATTGGCCCTGGGAATACTGCCCCGCCTGTGGGCCCAGCAACAGGAAGAGCCAACACCCGACACCTCATGGAAAACAGAGTACCGGGAAAGCGCGCCGCGCATTAATGACCTGGTTCACACCAAACTGGACGTAAAATTCGATTATAGTAAATCATACATGAACGGCAAGGCCTGGATCACCCTGGCCCCCCACTTCTACCCTACCGATACCCTTACCCTCGACGCAAAAGGTATGGAAATTCACAAAGTAGCCATCGTAAAAGGCGGTTCTACCCAACCCCTGAAATACCAGTACGACGGCTGGCAAATGAATATCAATCTCGATAAAACTTATAAAGGCGGCGAACAGTACACCGTTTATATTGAATATACCGCCAAACCCGATGAAGTAAAAGTACAGGGCAGCGCGGCCATTACCGATGCAAAAGGCCTGTATTTCATCAACCCTAAAGGCGAAGAAAAAGATAAACCTACCCAGATCTGGACACAGGGCGAAACCGAAGCTACATCTGTATGGTGCCCTACCATTGACAAACCCGACCAGAAGACTACCAACGAGTTCATTATGACCGTTCCGGCCAAATATGTAACCCTTTCAAACGGTAAACTGGTTTCTCAAAAGAACAATGGCGATGGCACCCGCACCGACGACTGGAAAATGGAACTGCCGCACGCCCCTTACCTGTTTTTTATGGGCGTAGGCGACTACAGCGTTATTAAAGACAGCTACAAAGGCAAAGAAGTAAATTATTATGTGGAAAAAGAATACGCGCCCGTAGCTAAAAAGATCTTTGGCAACACCCCCGAAATGATGGGCTTTTATTCGAGGATCCTGGGTGTTGAATATCCCTGGGCGAAATACTCACAGATTGTAGGCCGCGATTATGTTAGCGGCGCCATGGAAAACACCACCGCCACCCTGCACCAGGAAAACGCCCAGCAGGATGCCCGCGAACTGGTTGATGGAAACGGCTGGGAAAGCACCATTGCGCACGAACTGTTTCACCAGTGGTTTGGCGATCTGGTTACCTGCGAAAGCTGGAGCAACCTCACGCTGAACGAATCGTTCGCCAACTACAGCGAAACCCTGTGGGATGAATATAAATATGGTAAAGATGCCGGCGATGCCCAGAATTTTGGCGATATGCAAGGCTATCTGCAAAGCGGTAGCGAGAAAAAAGACCTGGTTCGTTTTTATTATAACGATAAAGAAGCCATGTTCGATGCCGTAAGCTATAACAAAGGCGGCCGCATTTTACACATGCTGCGCAGCTATGTAGGCGACAGCGCTTTCTTTAAAGCATTGAACCTGTACCTCACTACCAATAAATTTAAAACAGGTGAAGCACACCAGTTGCGTCTGGCTTTTGAAGAAGTAACCGGTAAGGACATGAACTGGTACTGGAACCAGTGGTATTATGGTGCGGGTCATCCCAAACTGACCATCGATTATAATTACGATGATGCCGCCAAAAAAGTACAGGTTACGGTTAAACAAACACAGGCCGGTAATAAAGTATTCACTTTGCCAGTGGCCATCGACATTTATACCGGCGCTGAAAAAGTTCGCCACAATGTATGGGTAAAACAAAAAGAAGAAACCTTCTCCTTCCCTTACGATAAGCACCCGGACCTGGTAAACTTTGATGGTAAGAAAACCCTGCTGACCGAGAAACAAGACAACAAAACACTGGAGAACTTTATTCACCAGTACAAATATGCCGGCACTTACCTCGACCGCCGCGAAGCGATTGACACCGCCAGCAAAATCCAGGGCAATCCCAAAGCACAGGAACTGATGCTGTTGGCCTTAAAAGATAAATACTTTGGACTGCGTTCTTTCGCCATCGGCAGACTGGACCTGAAAAACAATGAAGCATTAAGGAAACAGGCTGAACCCATTTTGGCCGAGATTGCACAAAATGATCCTAAAGCAACGGTACGCGCCAGCGCGCTGGGCGCCCTGGTTCAATGTAACAACGGTGCTTATAAATCGCTTTTCACCAAACACGTAAACGATTCGTCGTATACTGTTGCCGGCATGTCGCTGGAAGCCCTGTTTAAGTTAGACAGCGCTGCGGCTGTAGCTGAGGCAAAACGCCTGGCGAAGTTTCCTTCCAAGGGCAAACTGATTGAAGCCATCACCACTATCATGATTAAATCAGGCAACGAAAACAACTTCGACATTGTTGCCAAATTATTTGGTGATATGCCGATTTCACAAGCTAAATTCAACCTGCTGATACCTTTCTGCCAGTTCCTGGGTGACGTAAAAGATACCGAGAAAGTAAAGAAGGGTGTTGATCTGGTGATCGAATTTCGTGATGCCCTGGCTGCCTACGGTTTGGTTCCGTATGTAAACGACAAGCTCACCACGATAGTTATTAAAAAGAAAGAAGCTGCCAATGCTCCTGCTGCGCAGATCGAGTATATTAAAGCGAAAATGGAATCATCAGGAGATAAGAAAGGTTTCTAA
- a CDS encoding TPM domain-containing protein: protein MAYNPFARRKEFFSRDEQERIINAIRVAEQQTSGEIRVYTESRCRFVDPLDRAAEVFWGLKMDMTKDRNGVLVYIAMKDRQFAILADQGIHEKVGQAFWNEEVSVMKKHFINALPADAIEAVITDVGQALRMHFPYDRATDKNELPDDLVFGK from the coding sequence ATGGCCTATAACCCTTTCGCAAGAAGAAAAGAATTTTTTTCGCGCGACGAACAGGAACGTATTATAAATGCCATTCGCGTGGCCGAACAGCAAACCAGCGGCGAGATCAGGGTATATACAGAAAGCAGGTGCCGGTTTGTTGATCCGCTCGATAGAGCCGCTGAGGTTTTCTGGGGGCTTAAAATGGATATGACCAAAGACCGTAATGGCGTACTGGTATACATTGCCATGAAGGATCGCCAGTTTGCTATCCTGGCCGACCAGGGCATTCACGAAAAGGTTGGGCAGGCTTTCTGGAACGAGGAAGTATCGGTAATGAAAAAACATTTTATCAATGCCCTGCCTGCAGATGCCATCGAAGCAGTGATCACGGATGTAGGGCAGGCGTTAAGAATGCATTTCCCATACGACCGCGCGACCGATAAAAATGAATTACCCGACGATCTGGTGTTTGGGAAGTAA